A stretch of the Cellulomonas sp. WB94 genome encodes the following:
- a CDS encoding MFS transporter: MTAAAPIPRRHWLAMGTLALGVSLVIMDATIVNVALPVVIEDLGLDSSGAQWMNAIYSLVFASLMLTVGRFGDLYGRKRLFTAGLVLFMAASLFAGASVNPAMLIGSRLVQGLGAAMVLPSTLSTLNAMFQGRERGIAFAIWGSTIGGMAAVGPLLGGWLATDVSWRWAFWLNIPFGLLALVGIARYIDETRDTTLRRGADVPGVLLSSLGLAGIVFGLIEGQYYGWWQQDSGTASPVPFALIGGVGLVAAFVVVERRRVLTGKVALVDLGLLRIRSFRFGIIAALIVALGEFGLLFTLPLLLQGALGYSALGTGFLVLWLAVGTFLVSGATPQLTARIGQRAVVRVGLGLETVAIAGLALTLSTAVPGVVIGGWLFVYGVGVGMATAQLTSVILVEVPLAESGQASGFQTTVRQLGSALGVALRWTPSRRSCTPARSRRVSPRASSRSAWPRRSRSRRSRRSPPTPHRSPAHPATAAGPARPPSPDQPTPRETAPMAGSGARGPAIGAVSAGWAG, from the coding sequence ATGACCGCTGCCGCACCGATCCCCCGCCGTCACTGGCTCGCGATGGGGACGCTCGCGCTCGGGGTCTCGCTGGTCATCATGGACGCCACGATCGTCAACGTCGCGCTCCCGGTCGTCATCGAGGACCTCGGGCTCGACTCGTCGGGCGCCCAGTGGATGAACGCCATCTACTCACTGGTGTTCGCCTCCCTCATGCTCACGGTCGGCCGGTTCGGCGACCTCTACGGCCGCAAGCGGTTGTTCACCGCCGGGCTCGTCCTGTTCATGGCGGCGAGCCTGTTCGCGGGTGCCTCGGTCAACCCCGCGATGCTCATCGGCTCTCGCCTGGTCCAGGGTCTGGGTGCCGCCATGGTCCTGCCGAGTACGCTCTCGACCCTCAACGCGATGTTCCAGGGCCGCGAGCGCGGTATCGCGTTCGCGATCTGGGGCTCGACGATCGGCGGCATGGCCGCGGTCGGCCCGCTCCTCGGCGGCTGGCTCGCGACCGACGTCAGCTGGCGCTGGGCGTTCTGGCTCAACATCCCGTTCGGTCTGCTCGCGCTCGTCGGCATCGCGCGGTACATCGACGAGACCCGTGACACGACGCTGCGCCGCGGCGCCGACGTGCCCGGCGTGCTCCTGTCGAGCCTCGGGCTCGCCGGCATCGTGTTCGGGCTGATCGAGGGCCAGTACTACGGGTGGTGGCAGCAGGACTCGGGCACGGCCTCACCGGTCCCGTTCGCGCTCATCGGCGGCGTGGGGCTCGTCGCGGCGTTCGTCGTCGTCGAGCGGCGGCGCGTCCTCACCGGCAAGGTCGCCCTCGTCGACCTCGGGCTGCTGCGGATCCGCTCGTTCCGGTTCGGCATCATCGCCGCGCTCATCGTGGCGCTCGGTGAGTTCGGCCTGCTGTTCACCCTGCCGCTCCTGCTGCAGGGCGCGCTCGGCTACTCGGCGCTCGGCACGGGCTTCCTCGTGCTGTGGCTCGCGGTCGGCACGTTCCTCGTCTCGGGGGCGACCCCGCAGCTCACCGCGCGGATCGGTCAGCGGGCCGTGGTGCGCGTCGGCCTGGGGCTCGAGACCGTCGCGATCGCCGGTCTGGCACTCACCCTCAGCACGGCCGTGCCCGGCGTCGTCATCGGCGGGTGGCTGTTCGTGTACGGCGTCGGCGTCGGCATGGCGACCGCGCAGCTCACGAGCGTCATCCTCGTCGAGGTGCCGCTGGCCGAGAGCGGGCAGGCGTCGGGCTTCCAGACCACCGTCCGCCAGCTCGGGTCCGCGCTGGGCGTCGCGCTGCGGTGGACGCCGAGCAGGCGCTCGTGCACGCCAGCAAGATCACGACGGGTATCGCCGCGGGCGTCCTCGCGATCGGCCTGGCCGCGACGCTCGCGCTCCCGCCGCTCCCGCCGCTCCCCGCCGACGCCGCACCGCTCCCCCGCACACCCCGCGACCGCCGCAGGTCCCGCGCGACCGCCCAGCCCTGACCAGCCAACGCCCCGCGAGACTGCACCGATGGCTGGCTCAGGAGCCCGCGGACCGGCCATCGGTGCAGTCTCGGCGGGTTGGGCGGGCTAG
- a CDS encoding TetR/AcrR family transcriptional regulator, giving the protein MPRIDAPTVAEHHVMRRDAIIAAARDLLGTAGASAVTPAAVAGRSGLARTSVYQYFPSTGALLAAAVEATFTDSSAALAAGVEQAGDPRSHIHAYVRDALRLAARDHSPFHQLTLSDLPPECVARVRELHDELVAPLRSAVDAFGVRDTEVVTGIVFGAISAAVQLVDHGRDLDETTTATLGFIDAGLDAAR; this is encoded by the coding sequence ATGCCCCGCATCGACGCACCGACCGTGGCCGAGCACCACGTCATGCGCCGCGACGCCATCATCGCGGCCGCACGCGACCTGCTCGGGACCGCGGGCGCGTCTGCGGTCACTCCTGCGGCGGTCGCGGGCCGGTCCGGTCTGGCCCGCACGAGCGTCTACCAGTACTTCCCGTCGACCGGCGCGCTGCTGGCCGCCGCGGTCGAGGCCACGTTCACCGACTCGAGCGCGGCCCTCGCGGCCGGCGTCGAGCAGGCGGGCGACCCCAGGTCCCACATCCATGCGTACGTGCGCGACGCGCTGCGCCTCGCCGCCCGGGACCACAGCCCGTTCCACCAGCTGACGCTCTCCGACCTGCCGCCCGAGTGCGTCGCCCGCGTCCGCGAGCTGCATGACGAGCTGGTCGCCCCGCTGCGGTCAGCGGTCGACGCCTTCGGGGTACGCGACACCGAGGTGGTCACCGGGATCGTGTTCGGCGCCATCTCCGCGGCCGTGCAGCTCGTCGACCACGGACGTGACCTGGACGAGACGACGACGGCGACGCTGGGCTTCATCGACGCAGGGCTCGACGCGGCGCGCTGA
- a CDS encoding HEAT repeat domain-containing protein, with translation MSRRDEHRAALQSLSPDEVPGYLTAHSGLPGPRGNLELLDAFGDVGDAGLVRRLATDPDEYLRCCGIVGLGRLLTQGAAELGGELREHACDPSWRAREAVAIALQRLGDADRARLRAIVADWAADERPLVRRAAIAAICEPRLLTDPTTAAAALEACATATAGLLAVPADERRHTDVRTLRQALGYCWSVAVAAEPAGGLAAFATLRGQTDPDVVWIVRENLRKVRLRRVLDDAPGDVLGD, from the coding sequence ATGAGCCGACGCGACGAGCATCGGGCGGCGCTGCAGTCGCTCAGCCCGGACGAGGTCCCGGGCTACCTGACGGCCCACTCGGGGCTCCCGGGACCGCGTGGCAACCTCGAGCTGCTCGACGCCTTCGGGGACGTGGGCGACGCAGGCCTCGTGCGACGGCTCGCGACGGACCCGGACGAGTACCTGCGGTGCTGCGGCATCGTCGGCCTCGGGCGCCTGCTCACCCAGGGTGCTGCCGAGCTCGGCGGCGAGCTGCGCGAGCATGCGTGCGATCCCTCGTGGCGGGCCCGGGAGGCGGTCGCGATCGCGTTGCAGCGCCTCGGCGACGCCGACCGGGCACGGCTGCGGGCGATCGTGGCCGACTGGGCCGCGGACGAGCGGCCGCTGGTCCGACGCGCGGCGATCGCGGCGATCTGCGAGCCGCGCCTCCTGACGGACCCGACGACTGCGGCCGCAGCGCTCGAGGCGTGCGCGACGGCGACGGCGGGGCTGCTGGCTGTGCCCGCGGACGAGCGTCGTCACACCGACGTGCGGACGCTGCGGCAGGCCCTCGGATACTGCTGGAGCGTCGCGGTCGCGGCCGAGCCGGCCGGCGGGCTCGCGGCGTTCGCGACGCTGCGCGGACAGACCGACCCCGACGTCGTGTGGATCGTCCGGGAGAACCTGCGCAAGGTGCGCCTGCGCCGAGTTCTCGACGACGCTCCCGGCGACGTGCTCGGCGACTGA
- a CDS encoding YchJ family protein, protein MSSTRCPCLSGQAYDECCGALHRGDEAPATAERLMRSRYSAFAVGDAAYLLRTWHPSTRPGTLALDDDVRWYRLDVLGGSLGGPGDTTGTVEFRAFFRSGDGAGSQHEVSRFVRDHGRWAYLDAVG, encoded by the coding sequence GTGTCCTCGACTCGCTGCCCCTGCCTGAGCGGACAGGCCTACGACGAGTGCTGCGGGGCGCTCCACCGCGGCGACGAGGCACCGGCGACCGCCGAGCGCCTGATGCGCTCGCGCTACAGCGCCTTCGCGGTCGGCGACGCCGCGTACCTGCTGCGGACGTGGCACCCCAGCACGCGGCCCGGCACCCTGGCGCTCGACGACGACGTCCGCTGGTACCGGCTCGACGTCCTCGGCGGGTCGCTCGGCGGCCCGGGCGACACGACGGGCACCGTCGAGTTCCGCGCCTTCTTCCGCTCGGGCGACGGCGCCGGCAGCCAGCACGAGGTGAGCCGGTTCGTGCGCGACCACGGGCGCTGGGCGTACCTCGACGCCGTCGGTTGA
- the msrA gene encoding peptide-methionine (S)-S-oxide reductase MsrA has product MVTPERALRGRDGYPYSVPTTHAVLGTPLRGPWPEGTQVIYLALGCFWGAEKEMWQLPGVVTTAVGYQGGLTPYPTYDETCTGMTGHAETVLVAYDPTVLPTAELLRTFWTLHDPTQGFRQGNDVGTQYRSAIFTTTPEQAEAAAATRALYAPELARNGYGEITTEIRPAAEAGPFYYAEEYHQQYLHKVPNGYCPVHSTGVACPVD; this is encoded by the coding sequence ATGGTGACGCCCGAGCGCGCCCTGCGCGGTCGCGACGGCTACCCGTACTCCGTCCCGACGACGCACGCCGTCCTCGGGACCCCGCTGCGTGGACCGTGGCCCGAGGGCACGCAGGTGATCTACCTCGCGCTGGGCTGCTTCTGGGGCGCCGAGAAGGAGATGTGGCAGCTGCCCGGGGTCGTCACGACCGCGGTCGGCTACCAGGGCGGCCTCACGCCCTACCCGACGTACGACGAGACGTGCACGGGCATGACCGGGCACGCCGAGACCGTCCTGGTCGCCTACGACCCGACGGTGCTGCCCACGGCCGAGCTGCTGCGCACGTTCTGGACGCTGCACGACCCGACGCAGGGGTTCCGGCAGGGCAACGACGTGGGCACGCAGTACCGCTCCGCGATCTTCACGACGACGCCCGAGCAGGCCGAGGCGGCGGCGGCGACGCGCGCGCTCTACGCCCCCGAGCTCGCCCGCAACGGCTACGGCGAGATCACGACCGAGATCCGCCCCGCCGCGGAGGCCGGGCCGTTCTACTACGCCGAGGAGTACCACCAGCAGTACCTGCACAAGGTCCCGAACGGGTACTGCCCGGTGCACTCGACGGGCGTGGCCTGCCCGGTCGACTGA
- a CDS encoding cystathionine gamma-synthase, with product MTTSPDLPGSHDWSEAGFSTRAIHAGQDPDAGTGAVVPPIYQVSTYKQDGVGGLRGGYEYSRSGNPTRAALEEALRAAEGGAAGFAFASGLAAEDTLLRATLRPGDHVVVPNDAYGGTYRLIARVFGPWGIEHTPVDLTNTDAVLDAIQPGRTKLVWVETPTNPMLTIADIGAIAAHARSAGAVLAVDNTFATPYLQQPIALGADVVVHSTTKYIGGHSDVVGGALVVADGAQLPVGLDGPTGGTSLADAVRFHQNSSGAVAGPFDAWLTLRGLKTLAVRMDRHCANAAAVAEFLAGHPRVTQVIYPGLESHPGHELAARQQRGFGGMISFRTGSVDSALAVCAATRVFTLAESLGGVESLIEHPARMTHGSVAGTALEVPDDLVRLSVGIEDVADLIADLAGALA from the coding sequence GTGACTACGTCTCCTGATCTGCCCGGCTCCCACGACTGGTCCGAGGCGGGGTTCTCGACGCGCGCGATCCACGCCGGTCAGGACCCGGACGCCGGAACGGGCGCCGTCGTGCCGCCCATCTACCAGGTGTCGACCTACAAGCAGGACGGCGTCGGCGGGCTGCGCGGCGGGTACGAGTACTCGCGCTCGGGCAACCCGACGCGCGCCGCGCTCGAGGAGGCCCTGCGTGCGGCCGAGGGTGGCGCCGCGGGGTTCGCGTTCGCCTCGGGCCTCGCGGCCGAGGACACGCTGCTGCGCGCGACGCTGCGGCCCGGCGACCACGTCGTCGTGCCCAACGACGCGTACGGCGGCACGTACCGGCTGATCGCGCGCGTGTTCGGGCCGTGGGGGATCGAGCACACGCCGGTCGACCTCACGAACACCGATGCCGTGCTCGACGCGATCCAGCCCGGCCGGACCAAGCTCGTGTGGGTCGAGACGCCCACGAACCCGATGCTCACCATCGCCGACATCGGCGCGATCGCCGCCCACGCGCGCTCGGCCGGAGCAGTCCTCGCGGTCGACAACACGTTCGCGACGCCGTACCTGCAGCAGCCGATCGCGCTCGGCGCCGACGTCGTGGTGCACTCGACGACCAAGTACATCGGCGGTCACAGCGACGTCGTGGGCGGCGCGCTCGTCGTCGCGGACGGCGCGCAGCTGCCCGTCGGACTCGACGGACCGACCGGTGGGACGTCGCTCGCGGACGCCGTGCGGTTCCACCAGAACTCGTCCGGGGCGGTCGCCGGCCCGTTCGACGCGTGGCTCACGCTGCGCGGCCTCAAGACCCTCGCGGTGCGCATGGACCGGCACTGCGCCAACGCCGCGGCGGTCGCGGAGTTCCTCGCGGGCCACCCGCGCGTGACGCAGGTGATCTACCCCGGCCTCGAGTCCCACCCCGGCCACGAGCTCGCGGCGCGCCAGCAGCGCGGGTTCGGCGGCATGATCTCGTTCCGGACCGGCAGCGTGGACAGCGCGCTCGCGGTCTGCGCCGCGACCCGCGTCTTCACGCTCGCCGAGTCGCTCGGCGGCGTCGAGTCACTCATCGAGCACCCCGCGCGGATGACGCACGGCTCGGTCGCCGGGACCGCGCTCGAGGTGCCCGACGACCTCGTCCGGCTGTCGGTCGGCATCGAGGACGTCGCCGACCTGATCGCCGACCTCGCCGGCGCCCTCGCATGA
- a CDS encoding AI-2E family transporter, with the protein MTDDVTTAVPRPVRVSAAWSWRLLLMAAAVAVLFWVIAVLKTVIVPVAIALLVTIVLTPVVRWLQRRARLPRAAASGVALLSLLAVVGLLIGLAGSSIASGITELWQEAGEGIGKVTAWLAQGPLHLSAAQVDDYVSRIGSSISKDSGGLVTGALSVTTTVGHVAAGTLIAIFCTFFFLLDGRAIWAWVAGLLPLAAREPVHQAGRRALVTLGAYTRTQILVAFVDAVGIGVGAAVLRVPLALPLGIIVFVGSFIPIVGAVLTGSIAILVALVAQGPAAAVFMLIVVLAVQQLEGHVLQPFLMGHAVSMHPVAVLLVVATGSLVAGVVGALFAVPVAAVLNTVVLYLHGHDKFPALGDEDHVQIRGQVPAVKEELA; encoded by the coding sequence ATGACGGACGACGTCACGACGGCGGTCCCCCGTCCCGTCCGGGTCTCGGCTGCGTGGTCGTGGCGGCTGCTGCTGATGGCCGCGGCCGTGGCGGTGCTGTTCTGGGTGATCGCGGTGCTCAAGACGGTCATCGTGCCCGTCGCGATCGCGCTGCTCGTCACGATCGTGCTCACACCCGTCGTCAGGTGGCTGCAGCGCCGCGCCCGCCTCCCTCGCGCGGCAGCGTCAGGGGTGGCCCTGCTGTCCCTGCTCGCCGTGGTCGGGCTGCTGATCGGGCTCGCGGGCAGCTCGATCGCGAGCGGGATCACCGAGCTGTGGCAGGAGGCCGGCGAGGGCATAGGTAAGGTGACGGCCTGGCTCGCGCAGGGCCCGCTGCACCTGTCGGCAGCGCAGGTCGACGACTACGTCAGCCGGATCGGGTCGTCGATCAGCAAGGACAGCGGCGGTCTCGTCACGGGGGCGCTGTCGGTCACGACGACCGTCGGGCACGTCGCGGCCGGGACGCTCATCGCGATCTTCTGCACGTTCTTCTTCCTGCTCGACGGTCGCGCGATCTGGGCCTGGGTCGCCGGTCTGCTCCCGTTGGCCGCGCGTGAGCCCGTCCACCAGGCGGGGCGTCGGGCGCTCGTCACGCTGGGCGCGTACACGCGCACCCAGATCCTCGTCGCGTTCGTCGACGCGGTCGGGATCGGCGTCGGGGCCGCGGTCCTTCGCGTCCCGCTCGCGCTCCCGCTGGGCATCATCGTGTTCGTCGGGTCGTTCATCCCGATCGTGGGTGCCGTCCTGACCGGTTCGATCGCGATCCTCGTCGCGCTCGTCGCACAGGGACCCGCGGCGGCCGTCTTCATGCTCATCGTGGTGCTGGCCGTCCAGCAGCTCGAGGGCCACGTCCTGCAGCCGTTCCTCATGGGGCACGCCGTGTCGATGCACCCCGTCGCGGTCCTGCTCGTCGTGGCCACGGGCTCCCTCGTGGCCGGCGTCGTCGGCGCGCTGTTCGCGGTGCCCGTGGCGGCGGTCCTCAACACCGTCGTGCTCTACCTGCACGGCCACGACAAGTTCCCCGCCCTCGGCGACGAGGACCACGTGCAGATCCGCGGGCAGGTCCCCGCCGTGAAGGAGGAGCTCGCGTGA
- the ilvA gene encoding threonine ammonia-lyase yields the protein MSWLTEVRAAAALLEGVATRTPVQDSRALSQIAGVEVWLKCENLQRAGSFKLRGAYVRMARLTQAERARGVVAASAGNHAQGVALAARLLGIDAVVYMPVDAALPKLAATREYGAEVRLVGTSVDEALAAALAESERTGAVLIHPYDHRDVVAGQGTVALEILEQVPDVATILVPVGGGGLAAGIAATVAELRPDVKVIGVQAARAAAYPPSLAAGHPVRATELHTMADGIAVGMPGVVPFDVIRQTGCEIRTVGEEDLSRALLLVAERAKLLVEPSGAAGVAALMAAPGAFAGPVVAVLSGGNIDPLVLLRVVRHGLASAGRYLQLRVVITDAPGALAGLLAALAATGGNVAHVQHVRTGTDLAIDEVEIEVQVETKGPEHCTQVLEQLRGAGFRVQNA from the coding sequence GTGAGCTGGCTGACTGAGGTCCGGGCAGCCGCGGCCCTGCTCGAGGGCGTCGCGACCCGCACGCCCGTGCAGGACTCGCGTGCGCTCTCGCAGATCGCCGGCGTCGAGGTCTGGCTCAAGTGCGAGAACCTCCAGCGGGCCGGGTCGTTCAAGCTGCGCGGCGCGTACGTGCGGATGGCTCGACTGACGCAGGCCGAGCGGGCCCGCGGTGTCGTCGCCGCGAGCGCCGGCAACCACGCGCAGGGCGTCGCGCTCGCCGCTCGGCTGCTCGGCATCGACGCGGTCGTCTACATGCCGGTCGACGCTGCGCTGCCCAAGCTCGCGGCCACGCGCGAGTACGGCGCCGAGGTGCGGCTCGTCGGCACGAGCGTCGACGAGGCCCTCGCCGCCGCCCTGGCCGAGTCCGAGCGCACCGGCGCCGTGCTGATCCACCCGTACGACCACCGCGACGTGGTCGCCGGCCAGGGGACCGTCGCACTCGAGATCCTCGAGCAGGTGCCCGACGTCGCGACCATCCTCGTGCCGGTGGGTGGCGGCGGCCTCGCCGCGGGGATCGCGGCGACCGTCGCCGAGCTTCGCCCGGACGTGAAGGTCATCGGCGTGCAGGCGGCCCGGGCCGCCGCCTACCCGCCGTCACTCGCTGCCGGGCACCCGGTGCGTGCGACGGAGCTGCACACGATGGCGGACGGGATCGCCGTCGGGATGCCCGGCGTCGTGCCGTTCGACGTGATCCGGCAGACCGGGTGCGAGATCCGGACGGTGGGGGAGGAGGACCTCTCCCGGGCGCTGCTCCTCGTCGCCGAGCGCGCGAAGCTGCTCGTCGAGCCGTCGGGAGCGGCCGGGGTCGCGGCGCTCATGGCGGCGCCAGGTGCGTTCGCCGGCCCGGTCGTGGCCGTCCTGTCCGGCGGCAACATCGACCCGCTCGTGCTGCTGCGCGTCGTGCGTCACGGGCTCGCGTCGGCGGGGCGGTATCTCCAGCTGCGGGTCGTCATCACCGACGCCCCCGGTGCGCTCGCCGGCCTGCTCGCGGCGCTGGCGGCCACGGGTGGCAACGTCGCGCACGTGCAGCACGTCCGCACGGGTACCGACCTCGCGATCGACGAGGTCGAGATCGAGGTGCAGGTCGAGACGAAGGGCCCCGAGCACTGCACGCAGGTGCTCGAGCAGCTGCGCGGCGCAGGGTTCCGGGTCCAGAACGCCTGA
- the greA gene encoding transcription elongation factor GreA: MSETTQVTWLTQEAFDRLKDELARLEGEGRAEVTERIATARDEGDLKENGGYHAAREEQAKQEARIRELKVKLRNVQVGVPLDDGVVEPGMVVTATVAGEELVFLLGSREIAGSADIDVFSPTSPLGAAINGCTVGDTVTYTTPTGAEITVVISGAKPFIG; the protein is encoded by the coding sequence GTGAGCGAGACGACCCAGGTGACCTGGTTGACCCAGGAGGCCTTCGACAGGCTCAAGGACGAGCTGGCGCGACTCGAGGGCGAAGGACGCGCCGAGGTCACCGAGCGCATCGCGACGGCCCGCGACGAGGGCGACCTCAAGGAGAACGGCGGCTACCACGCAGCCCGCGAGGAGCAGGCCAAGCAGGAGGCCCGCATCCGCGAGCTCAAGGTGAAGCTGCGCAACGTCCAGGTCGGCGTGCCGCTCGACGACGGCGTCGTCGAGCCCGGCATGGTCGTGACGGCCACGGTCGCCGGTGAGGAGCTCGTGTTCCTGCTCGGCTCCCGCGAGATCGCCGGCTCGGCGGACATCGACGTGTTCTCCCCGACGTCCCCGCTCGGTGCCGCGATCAACGGGTGCACGGTCGGCGACACCGTGACGTACACGACGCCCACCGGCGCCGAGATCACGGTGGTGATCTCGGGCGCGAAGCCGTTCATCGGCTGA
- a CDS encoding DUF4307 domain-containing protein — protein MSQPSVTQPPAGRYGPDRAARRPAWLVPAAVVALIAAVVIVWLGASALRDPVQWQDVGFSIAGPERIDVTFEVTKDPAATVRCDVTALSRSFAEVGVGSVELGPSADRVQRVTVPVATAELAVTGTVDTCVVVAGS, from the coding sequence GTGAGCCAGCCGAGCGTGACCCAGCCGCCTGCTGGTCGTTACGGGCCCGACCGGGCGGCGCGGCGCCCGGCCTGGCTCGTCCCCGCTGCGGTCGTCGCGCTGATCGCGGCGGTCGTCATCGTCTGGCTCGGGGCGAGCGCCCTGCGCGACCCCGTCCAGTGGCAGGACGTCGGCTTCTCGATCGCCGGGCCCGAGCGCATCGACGTGACCTTCGAGGTGACCAAGGACCCCGCGGCGACCGTCCGGTGCGACGTCACGGCGTTGAGCCGGAGCTTCGCGGAGGTGGGCGTCGGGTCCGTCGAGCTCGGGCCGTCGGCCGACCGGGTCCAGCGCGTCACGGTCCCGGTCGCGACGGCGGAGCTTGCCGTCACGGGCACGGTCGACACGTGCGTGGTCGTCGCGGGCAGCTAG
- the mca gene encoding mycothiol conjugate amidase Mca, with protein MTGERLRLLAVHAHPDDEASKGAASMARYVSEGVDVLVVTCTGGERGDVLNPSYPPVTGGIEQMREIRRGEMAASARALGVQHRWLGFVDSGLPEGDPLPPLPDGCFALVPLEEAAAPLVAVMREFRPHVVTTYDPTGGYPHPDHVMTHHVSVEAFAAAGDPSRYPGAGEPWAPLKLYYNHGFSMARIRAVHEALLERGLESPFGEWVESRAAREMPEREVTTHVECADWFDARDEALRAHATQIDPDGFFFAVPRELEREVWTHEEYELAESRVPTTLPEDDLFAGLREVVR; from the coding sequence GTGACCGGAGAGCGGCTGCGGCTGTTGGCGGTGCACGCGCACCCGGACGACGAGGCGAGCAAGGGCGCCGCGTCGATGGCGAGGTACGTGTCCGAGGGGGTCGACGTCCTCGTCGTGACCTGCACGGGTGGTGAGCGCGGTGACGTGCTGAACCCGAGCTACCCGCCCGTCACCGGGGGGATCGAGCAGATGCGCGAGATCCGCCGCGGAGAGATGGCAGCGTCCGCGCGTGCGCTCGGCGTGCAGCACCGCTGGCTCGGCTTCGTCGACTCGGGCCTGCCGGAGGGCGACCCGCTCCCACCGCTGCCCGACGGCTGCTTCGCGCTCGTCCCGCTCGAGGAGGCGGCCGCGCCGCTCGTGGCCGTCATGCGGGAGTTCCGTCCGCACGTCGTGACGACGTACGACCCGACGGGCGGCTACCCGCACCCGGATCACGTCATGACCCATCACGTGTCGGTCGAGGCGTTCGCCGCGGCGGGTGATCCGTCGCGCTACCCGGGAGCGGGCGAGCCCTGGGCGCCGCTCAAGCTGTACTACAACCACGGCTTCTCGATGGCGCGCATCCGCGCGGTGCACGAGGCGCTGCTCGAGCGCGGCCTCGAGTCGCCGTTCGGCGAGTGGGTCGAGTCGCGGGCAGCCCGCGAGATGCCCGAGCGTGAGGTCACGACGCACGTCGAGTGCGCCGACTGGTTCGACGCCCGCGACGAGGCCCTGCGCGCGCACGCCACGCAGATCGACCCGGACGGGTTCTTCTTCGCGGTGCCGCGCGAGCTCGAGCGCGAGGTCTGGACGCACGAGGAGTACGAGCTCGCGGAGTCACGCGTGCCGACGACGCTGCCCGAGGACGACCTGTTCGCCGGGCTGCGCGAGGTGGTCCGATGA
- a CDS encoding carbon-nitrogen hydrolase family protein — MSSGDAQVTTVRVTLGQLQVVPDRAANRASVVDAFAAAARQRADLLVLPEYASAYDPHGVGPEHAEPLTGPFVETLRAQAARTGVAVIAGTTLPGASAQRAVNAVVAVDPAGELVGVYRKVHLYDAFGTRESDRLEPGPPEAAPLVLDVGGLRFGVLTCYDLRFPESARRVVDAGAQVLVVPAAWAAGDRKELHWRALAVARAIENTCAVVAVGQAGPGVVGRSLVVGPDGVVDLELGAAPEIGSTDVDLARIARERERNPSLRNRRYTTSPLL; from the coding sequence GTGAGCTCCGGCGACGCGCAGGTCACGACGGTGCGCGTCACCCTCGGACAGCTGCAGGTGGTGCCCGACCGCGCCGCGAACCGCGCGTCGGTGGTCGATGCGTTCGCGGCGGCCGCCCGCCAGCGTGCGGACCTGCTCGTGCTGCCCGAGTACGCCTCGGCCTACGACCCCCACGGTGTCGGTCCCGAGCACGCCGAGCCGCTCACGGGGCCGTTCGTCGAGACGCTGCGTGCGCAGGCGGCACGGACGGGGGTCGCGGTGATCGCGGGGACGACGCTGCCGGGCGCATCGGCGCAGCGTGCCGTCAACGCGGTCGTCGCGGTCGACCCGGCGGGCGAGCTGGTCGGCGTCTACCGCAAGGTGCACCTGTACGACGCGTTCGGGACGCGCGAGTCGGACCGCCTCGAGCCCGGACCTCCCGAGGCCGCGCCGCTCGTCCTGGACGTCGGCGGGCTGCGGTTCGGGGTGCTGACGTGCTACGACCTGCGCTTCCCGGAGTCGGCCCGGCGCGTGGTCGACGCCGGCGCCCAGGTCCTCGTCGTGCCCGCGGCATGGGCCGCGGGGGACCGCAAGGAGCTGCACTGGCGAGCGCTGGCCGTTGCGCGCGCGATCGAGAACACGTGCGCGGTGGTGGCCGTCGGGCAGGCCGGTCCCGGTGTCGTGGGACGCTCGCTCGTCGTCGGGCCCGACGGTGTCGTCGACCTCGAGCTCGGCGCGGCCCCTGAGATCGGCAGCACCGACGTCGACCTCGCGCGGATCGCCCGCGAGCGCGAACGCAACCCGTCGCTCCGGAACCGTCGCTACACGACGTCGCCGTTGCTCTGA